The Ruania halotolerans genome contains the following window.
GTTGACGAAGAAACTCCCCGCCGCCGGTGCTGGGTGGGTCGATGCTCAGGTGGCCTGGACCATCGGGACCTGCTCGATCTCTCAGATTGAACGCACCGTGGCCGCTGCAATGGATCGCTACGACCCCGCACAGGCAGAAGCCGATCGCCTGGCAGCGTTGGAGGGGCGCCGGTTCGATGTCCACCTCGACGAGGTCGCGACTCCGGGTGTGGCGGGCTCGGGGGCGATCGTGCACGTTGATGGGGCCTTGGAGGTTGCTGATGCCCTCGATCTGGACGCCGCCGTGCGTGATCGCGCCCGAGCCCTCGCAACACTCTTGCCCGGCACGAGTGAGGACGTGCGCCGTTCCATCGCTGTGGGCGACCTCGCCCGCGGACAAGACACCCTCCCCCTGACCACCACCGACACCAGTGCCACCGGTGCCGCTGGCCCGGGAACCGGCGACGGTGATGACACCGACACCAGTGCCGACACCGGCGCGGGTTCCGCGACGAAGACCCTGACCCGCGACGTCGCTGACACCGACTCTGGCCCAGGCCGGGGTGCCACTGGTCGCACGGTGATGCTCTACCTCCACCTGCCCGCCCACGCTCTCAACCCCGGCACTGGTGAGAGGCGAGATTACGCCGCGGGCAGTGTGTTCAGCACCGGGGCCATCGGGCGGTGTGAGAACACCAAGTCCCCGGTCACCACCGAGCAGGTCCGCTCCTGGTGCCAGGCGGCGGGGCGGGTGATCGTGCGACCGGTGATCGATCTGAACGCCCACTACAGCGCGAGCACCTATGAAGCCAACCCGCGACTACGTGAACAGATCACCCTGCGCGATAGTCACTGCCGCTTCCCGTACTGTCAGCGCACCGCCCGCGCTGCTGATCAGGACCACACCATCCCCTACGACCAGGGTGGGCCCACCAGTACCGCCAACCTGACCGCGCTATGCCGCCGTCACCATCGAGCGAAAACCCACGCGGGCTGGTCCTACCTGATGATCACCCCCGGCACCTACCTCTGGACAGACCCCGACCACGTTCAGTACTTGGTCACCACCACCGGCACCTACCTGATCCCCGGACCGGGCCGGGCGAGTGATTCCTCTGAGGGAAAGACAGATCGACCGCCCGGCCAGCGCCCGGGCAGCCCATTCGGCGCGCTCGACCCGCACGTGGCCAGAGTGCGCGAACGCGCCATCACCGCCATGAA
Protein-coding sequences here:
- a CDS encoding HNH endonuclease → MTSTASGSVFSASAGGTVLAAVRQNRMAARAVDVECAELVVEWVRKQVIDPGNPASGTPVFDPEVDAGLPGTEQPMRLAGPGAPLVSDLGFTRLAAALGQSNEAALYYVGSIVELAYRLPVLWGRVRAGQISIHRARAVARLTKKLPAAGAGWVDAQVAWTIGTCSISQIERTVAAAMDRYDPAQAEADRLAALEGRRFDVHLDEVATPGVAGSGAIVHVDGALEVADALDLDAAVRDRARALATLLPGTSEDVRRSIAVGDLARGQDTLPLTTTDTSATGAAGPGTGDGDDTDTSADTGAGSATKTLTRDVADTDSGPGRGATGRTVMLYLHLPAHALNPGTGERRDYAAGSVFSTGAIGRCENTKSPVTTEQVRSWCQAAGRVIVRPVIDLNAHYSASTYEANPRLREQITLRDSHCRFPYCQRTARAADQDHTIPYDQGGPTSTANLTALCRRHHRAKTHAGWSYLMITPGTYLWTDPDHVQYLVTTTGTYLIPGPGRASDSSEGKTDRPPGQRPGSPFGALDPHVARVRERAITAMKKTATATPPPPRFRTDPHPDRDTRSPRTGTTPPHEHHPGPDAHSPASTDPATSSQWSTSTDPAASPRSPASTHAPRGADPPF